One window of Hymenobacter canadensis genomic DNA carries:
- a CDS encoding ATP-binding protein codes for MTAAFAPVPAVASPCCAALAAAELRIQALTAELAQARLVEQMLETLSDRLPEGLLLLDAAGNIVLATRNFFHLLGLPVEVAAWLGRPAGHLMAQMQPLLAAPLDLASWTAPDSQKLTTAHHELFRLHNGRVLAYDIRPAPTDAGPEGITLLTLRDVSEEQRLLAEQKLIFTVADQSPRPFVRIGANRQQLHANPAARRISKGLSRAEQVQVQRQLRAAVAEALTQTEGHEVEVMMGEQSWSVAVMPFPQEGYVNLYFADITERNAVRRELHEQQQFMQQVFDNIPTIVFVRDRQQKLIFQNRAMQHLVELSPVPPDPDNIDPNSQLGRELAAYAAVDRQVLETGEEISREEPFTLADGVVHWFYTTKRCLYRTDGTVQVLGVTTDITAMKRAQRTLERSEKKYHDLMFYGQALIGTCDLNGTVLSVNPALATLLRENADAMPGRHVTDHMLAEDRAVFGAYLVRMAARGEDKGVLRVRPRGSLDIRYVLYHNVVVREPNESYMISHGHDITDRILAEEETQRARLAAEAAVTARENFLANMSHEIRTPMNGVLGVANLLSKTALTPEQQEYLAIISRSGHHLLAVLNDVLDMAKIASGKLELDLEAFNLCDSMGHAVHPLALQAAEKGIRFEGKPLRESCPLPWVQGDAHRLNQILINLVSNAVKFTPAGGTVRVQGELLAETADALTVRFQVTDTGIGMKPEVLARIFESFTQAYADTSRRFGGTGLGLSISKALVEQMGGQLTAESTAGVGSCFTFVLTLAKAQNATSAAEPESFDTGALRGVRVLLVEDNDINRFVARRTMQEWGVVVTEAEDGHQGVEQFGRDDYDVVLMDIQMPGMSGLEATALLRAHADPARATVPILALTANAFRADHEHYLTAGMNDCLAKPFDEAQLYAKLLKLLRR; via the coding sequence ATGACTGCTGCATTTGCTCCCGTGCCCGCCGTGGCCTCTCCTTGCTGCGCTGCCCTGGCCGCGGCCGAGCTACGCATTCAGGCCCTGACGGCCGAGTTGGCCCAGGCCCGCCTCGTGGAGCAGATGCTGGAAACCCTCTCCGACCGGCTCCCCGAAGGCCTGCTTTTGCTGGACGCGGCGGGCAACATCGTGCTGGCCACCCGCAATTTTTTCCACCTGCTGGGTTTGCCGGTTGAGGTAGCCGCCTGGCTCGGCCGGCCGGCCGGCCACCTGATGGCCCAGATGCAGCCCCTGCTGGCCGCGCCGCTCGATTTGGCGAGCTGGACGGCGCCCGATTCGCAGAAGCTCACCACAGCCCACCACGAGCTTTTTCGGCTGCACAATGGCCGGGTGCTGGCCTACGATATTAGGCCCGCCCCGACGGATGCTGGACCGGAAGGCATTACCCTGCTCACCCTGCGCGACGTGAGCGAGGAGCAGCGACTACTGGCCGAGCAGAAGTTGATTTTCACCGTTGCCGACCAGAGCCCGCGGCCTTTCGTGCGCATTGGGGCCAACCGGCAGCAGCTCCATGCCAATCCAGCCGCCCGGCGCATCAGCAAGGGTTTGTCGCGGGCCGAGCAGGTGCAGGTGCAGCGGCAGCTACGGGCCGCTGTCGCCGAGGCCCTCACCCAGACCGAAGGCCATGAGGTGGAAGTAATGATGGGCGAGCAGTCCTGGTCTGTGGCGGTGATGCCCTTTCCGCAGGAAGGCTACGTCAACCTCTACTTTGCCGACATCACCGAGCGCAACGCGGTGCGCCGCGAGCTGCACGAGCAGCAGCAATTTATGCAGCAGGTGTTCGACAATATTCCGACTATCGTGTTTGTGCGCGATAGGCAGCAGAAGCTGATTTTTCAGAACCGGGCCATGCAGCACCTGGTGGAGCTTTCGCCCGTGCCCCCCGACCCGGACAACATCGACCCGAACAGCCAGCTGGGCCGCGAGCTGGCCGCCTACGCGGCCGTGGACCGGCAGGTGCTGGAAACCGGGGAGGAAATCTCCCGCGAGGAGCCCTTCACCCTGGCCGATGGCGTCGTGCACTGGTTTTACACAACCAAGCGCTGCCTCTACCGCACCGACGGCACGGTGCAGGTACTGGGCGTGACCACCGACATCACGGCCATGAAACGGGCACAGCGCACGCTCGAGCGCAGCGAGAAAAAGTACCACGACCTCATGTTCTACGGCCAGGCCCTCATCGGCACCTGCGACCTGAACGGCACGGTGCTCTCGGTGAACCCCGCGCTGGCCACGCTGCTGCGCGAGAACGCCGACGCGATGCCCGGCCGCCACGTGACGGACCACATGCTGGCCGAGGACCGGGCCGTGTTTGGGGCCTACCTGGTGCGCATGGCGGCCCGCGGCGAGGACAAGGGCGTGCTGCGGGTGCGCCCGCGCGGCAGCCTCGACATTCGCTACGTGCTCTACCACAACGTGGTGGTGCGTGAGCCCAACGAATCGTACATGATTTCGCACGGCCACGACATCACGGACCGCATTCTGGCCGAGGAGGAAACGCAGCGCGCCCGGCTGGCCGCCGAGGCTGCCGTGACGGCCCGCGAAAACTTCCTGGCCAACATGAGCCACGAAATCCGCACGCCCATGAACGGGGTGCTGGGCGTGGCCAACCTGCTGAGCAAAACCGCCCTCACGCCTGAGCAGCAGGAGTACCTGGCCATCATCAGCCGCTCGGGGCACCACCTGCTGGCCGTGCTCAACGACGTGCTCGACATGGCCAAAATCGCCTCCGGTAAGCTGGAGCTGGATCTGGAGGCCTTCAACCTCTGCGACTCGATGGGCCACGCCGTGCACCCGCTGGCGCTGCAGGCCGCGGAAAAGGGTATTCGGTTTGAGGGCAAGCCGCTGCGCGAGTCCTGTCCCCTGCCTTGGGTGCAGGGCGATGCGCACCGCCTCAATCAGATACTGATCAACCTGGTGAGCAACGCGGTGAAGTTCACCCCCGCCGGCGGCACCGTGCGCGTGCAGGGCGAGCTGCTGGCCGAAACTGCCGACGCGCTCACCGTGCGCTTTCAGGTGACGGACACCGGCATCGGCATGAAGCCCGAGGTGCTGGCGCGCATCTTCGAGAGCTTCACCCAGGCCTACGCCGACACCTCGCGCCGGTTTGGCGGCACGGGCTTGGGCCTAAGCATCAGCAAGGCGCTGGTGGAGCAGATGGGCGGCCAGCTCACGGCGGAAAGCACGGCCGGCGTGGGCAGCTGCTTCACCTTCGTGCTCACGCTCGCCAAAGCCCAGAACGCCACTAGCGCCGCCGAGCCGGAAAGCTTCGACACCGGCGCGCTACGCGGCGTGCGGGTGCTGCTGGTGGAAGACAATGACATCAACCGCTTCGTGGCCCGGCGCACCATGCAGGAATGGGGCGTGGTGGTAACCGAGGCCGAGGACGGCCACCAGGGCGTGGAGCAATTTGGGCGCGACGACTACGACGTGGTGCTGATGGACATTCAAATGCCGGGCATGAGCGGCCTGGAAGCCACCGCCTTGCTGCGCGCCCACGCCGACCCGGCCCGGGCCACGGTGCCCATCTTGGCCCTCACCGCCAACGCCTTCCGGGCCGACCACGAGCATTACCTGACCGCCGGCATGAACGACTGCCTGGCCAAGCCCTTCGACGAGGCCCAGCTCTACGCCAAGCTGCTGAAGCTGCTGCGCCGCTAG
- a CDS encoding phage tail protein, producing MADTLPLPRFYFQLELEGEPADVEAAFQEMSGILLEQPEQEQPSLSGQDQYLPRLPARAGYSNLVLRRGLVSRDATLAAWCLTTLAGSFTSPIVARNVSLRLLDEAGNPLASWLFTQAWPVKWSTSELELPQMVLAVETLELAYSTCQRV from the coding sequence ATGGCAGATACCTTGCCTCTTCCCAGGTTTTACTTTCAATTAGAGCTGGAAGGTGAGCCCGCGGATGTCGAGGCTGCTTTTCAGGAAATGTCCGGGATCTTACTCGAGCAGCCAGAGCAAGAGCAGCCGAGCCTCAGTGGGCAAGACCAGTATTTGCCTCGCCTGCCTGCCAGGGCTGGGTACAGCAATCTGGTGCTGCGGCGTGGTCTGGTTAGCCGAGACGCTACCTTAGCGGCGTGGTGCCTGACAACCCTAGCTGGAAGTTTCACCTCCCCCATTGTGGCGCGCAACGTGTCACTTAGGCTGCTCGACGAGGCCGGCAACCCCCTGGCCAGCTGGTTATTCACGCAGGCCTGGCCAGTGAAGTGGAGTACCTCCGAGCTTGAGTTGCCGCAAATGGTGCTGGCCGTCGAAACGCTGGAACTTGCGTACTCGACTTGCCAACGAGTGTAG
- a CDS encoding alpha/beta hydrolase, with product MQFGSVMRVTDEAIEPLLEDVVLANGARLEHKTATVDLNGSRTVLREGEYVTADGERGKEKVLATWAAVDSLQLAPPLVLGSAPGPMPSQKPGPAPTQAQLERTRKYAQDKVNLRYGKDVVVYFATNRKANGSERQVLQFAGDRATSATKVTYGMAVVNIPPGHSIGKIESPYSLLGFEIGSNDPDKHVFVTQSSTRPKDVFFQNIRKDAARSKSAFMFVHGYNVGFDAAVKRTAQMASDLSFAGPALLFSWPSQGNTLGYTVDENNIVWATPDLKKFIVDALTTGGIEQLYIVGHSMGNRGLTAALVDLVAENPALAPRIKEIVLAAPDIDADIFREQIAPKLSNRFGGITLYASSKDQALLASQKVHKEPRAGQGGATLVVTKGVETVDASNIDTSLLGHSYIAEEQELLADLADLFKGQRAKQRFGLRNKSGRSGMYWYLKQ from the coding sequence ATGCAGTTCGGCTCGGTGATGCGCGTAACGGACGAGGCGATAGAGCCCCTGCTGGAAGATGTTGTGCTGGCTAATGGGGCCCGGCTGGAACATAAAACCGCAACCGTGGACCTGAACGGCTCGCGCACTGTTCTGCGGGAAGGAGAGTATGTGACCGCCGACGGAGAGCGCGGAAAAGAAAAAGTGCTGGCCACCTGGGCCGCGGTGGATTCGCTGCAGTTGGCTCCCCCGCTTGTTCTGGGATCAGCTCCCGGGCCAATGCCTTCGCAGAAGCCCGGGCCAGCCCCAACCCAGGCTCAGCTGGAGCGGACACGCAAGTACGCCCAGGATAAAGTGAATTTGCGCTACGGCAAGGACGTGGTGGTCTACTTTGCGACCAACCGGAAGGCAAATGGCAGCGAGCGGCAAGTACTGCAGTTTGCGGGCGACCGGGCGACCAGTGCTACTAAAGTCACGTACGGTATGGCCGTCGTCAACATCCCTCCCGGCCACAGCATCGGCAAGATCGAATCCCCTTACTCCCTGCTGGGCTTCGAAATAGGCAGCAACGACCCCGACAAGCACGTGTTTGTTACGCAGTCATCTACCAGGCCAAAGGATGTCTTCTTTCAGAACATTCGTAAGGACGCGGCCCGCTCCAAAAGTGCCTTCATGTTCGTGCACGGCTACAACGTGGGGTTTGACGCGGCCGTGAAGCGAACGGCGCAGATGGCCAGCGACCTGAGCTTTGCCGGCCCGGCCCTGCTGTTCAGCTGGCCCTCCCAAGGCAACACGCTGGGCTATACCGTGGACGAGAACAACATTGTCTGGGCTACGCCCGACTTAAAGAAGTTTATCGTGGACGCGTTGACGACGGGGGGCATTGAGCAGCTCTACATCGTTGGGCACAGCATGGGCAACCGGGGACTTACCGCCGCACTGGTGGATCTGGTAGCCGAAAACCCGGCCCTGGCCCCCCGAATCAAGGAGATAGTACTCGCCGCCCCGGACATCGATGCCGATATCTTCCGCGAGCAGATCGCACCTAAGCTCAGCAACCGTTTTGGCGGAATCACGCTGTATGCCTCGTCTAAGGATCAGGCCTTGCTGGCTTCGCAGAAAGTTCACAAAGAGCCGCGAGCCGGCCAGGGTGGGGCTACTCTCGTGGTAACCAAGGGAGTGGAAACCGTGGATGCCTCCAACATCGACACCAGTCTGCTGGGGCACTCCTACATTGCCGAGGAACAAGAGTTGCTGGCCGACTTAGCCGATTTGTTTAAAGGCCAGCGCGCCAAGCAACGCTTCGGCCTCAGAAACAAGTCGGGTCGGTCCGGGATGTACTGGTATCTGAAGCAGTAG